Proteins encoded together in one Lathyrus oleraceus cultivar Zhongwan6 chromosome 5, CAAS_Psat_ZW6_1.0, whole genome shotgun sequence window:
- the LOC127078805 gene encoding peroxisomal adenine nucleotide carrier 1: MEDQVGLTDDYWPLYAVAGGVGTALGWSWLLLLGSRAIQMMKVSVHILTTYLAVISVLCFWAHQFFWGVVFAIGAALQFLLYLEKSGYKSIGTRANLLIAAVVGAVTAVTTQPLDTTSSRMQTSAFGKSKGLLKTLTEGSWSDIFDGLSVSLLLTSMTAIQYTVFDPLKQRVPTNKQCTADMTVFVQNLLQQMQISSSKPLTCSNNNYQTVKFQKIPNLELGQKRSEKHMFKITVSKSIIR; this comes from the exons ATGGAGGATCAGGTTGGTTTGACAGATGATTACTGGCCACTCTATGCTGTTGCCGGCGGTGTTGGGACTGCCCTTGGATGGagttggttgttgttgttgggttCGCGTGCTATCCAGATGATGAAGGTGTCTGTCCACATTCTTACCACTTATCTTGCTGTCATCAGTGTTTTGTGTTTTTGGGCTCACCAGTTTTTCTGGGGTGTTGTTTTTGCTATTGGAGCAGCTCTGCAGTTTTT GCTGTACCTGGAAAAAAGTGGATATAAATCCATTGGAACAAGAGCAAACTTGTTAATTGCTGCTGTTGTTGGGGCTGTCACAGCCGTTACAACTCAGCCCTTGGATACAACCTCTTCAAGGATGCAGACAAGTGCCTTTGGAAAGTCTAAAGGACTACTGAAAACTCTTACCGAGGGCTCATGGAGTGATATATTCGACGGCCTTAGCGTTTCCCTGCTTCTGACCTCAATGACTGCAATTCAGTATACAGTGTTTGATCCGCTGAAGCAGCGAGTGCCGACGAATAAACAATGCACCGCGGATATGACTGTGTTTGTGCAAAATCTTCTACAGCAGATGCAAATTTCCAGTTCCAAGCCGTTAACCTGCAGTAACAATAATTACCAAACAGTGAAATTCCAAAAAATCCCAAATTTGGAATTGGGACAAAAGCGATCAGAAAAGCATATGTTCAAAATTACCGTTTCGAAATCCATcatcagatag